Genomic DNA from Thermosipho ferrireducens:
CTGCTACAGCAATAATTCTAGATATTAGGGGTATCATCTTTTTCTCCAGTCCCGCAGGATAACCTTTGCCATCCCATCTTTCGTGGTGGTGATAGACATACTCTGCAATCTTTCTTAAATTTGATGACGTTGTTAGAAAATCAAACCCATAAATCGGATGTTTTTTTACTATTTCATACTCTTCTTGAGTTAACCTGCCTTCTTTATTAAGAATGTTTATAGGTATTGCTATTTTTCCTATGTCGTGAACCAGCCCTGCCCAATATGCATCTTTTATATCCTGATCGCTTAACCCCATTTTCTCTGCTATATTTGCGGATAACTCTGCAACCCTCACAGAGTGACCCTTAGTATGTTTATCATAATATTCAAGAATTTTTATCATTGAAAGCAACAAATCCTTTTGAAATTTTCCCTGGGATATTAAATATTCCCTCAACGCTATATAAGACGCCGCAAGATTTGAAAAAATACTCATAACCTCTATATCTCTATTTGAAAATGTTCCTTTTGGTGAATAAAGAATAATCTTGCCTCTTTCATTTTCAGTAAATCCTATATTAATCGTTAAAAATTGTCCTAAATCATCTTTTGAAAACATTCGACTTTCCCGAAAGCTATCACTCTTATTTAATTCGATCACATCTTTAATTTCATCAAATTCAAGTTCCTTAGACACAACAGGTTTTAATTTACCGGCCTTGTTTATAAGAATAATTCCTTTTTTTGCAGAGGGGACTATTTCCAGAGAAACATCTAAAAGTTTTCTAAAATAGGCTACTTCATTTCTGGCAGGAAGATATCTCAGGTAGGAAGTCATATCTTTAAGAAGAGATATTTTATCATCAAACAAATTAACTGTCTTTGCTTTAATAAAAAATTTTACTGCCAGATACGTTGCAAAAACTGAATACGTAACCACTGTTAAAACTATAATCAACATTAATTTTATTACCTCCCGATGCTTTTCAACTAAATTATAACACTTTCACAAATGTTTGCAACACTTACATTTTTCATTTTTAATTATTAAAGCCCCCTTTCGGGGGCTTTAATGCTATTCTTTACCTGCCTGGACTTCATCAAATAATACAAATTCTCCTTTTTCTGAAATATCGTGACAGCTAAAACAATTACCTTCAAAATGCTCGCTGAAGTAATGAATTGGATGAATAATCTTTTTAAAGGATTTCTCTCCCATATCTT
This window encodes:
- a CDS encoding HD-GYP domain-containing protein — its product is MLIIVLTVVTYSVFATYLAVKFFIKAKTVNLFDDKISLLKDMTSYLRYLPARNEVAYFRKLLDVSLEIVPSAKKGIILINKAGKLKPVVSKELEFDEIKDVIELNKSDSFRESRMFSKDDLGQFLTINIGFTENERGKIILYSPKGTFSNRDIEVMSIFSNLAASYIALREYLISQGKFQKDLLLSMIKILEYYDKHTKGHSVRVAELSANIAEKMGLSDQDIKDAYWAGLVHDIGKIAIPINILNKEGRLTQEEYEIVKKHPIYGFDFLTTSSNLRKIAEYVYHHHERWDGKGYPAGLEKKMIPLISRIIAVADSWDAMTSPRSYRNPLPYNIALQELVYNMGKQFDPAVVKAFLNVLEEEKELFITNQELTS